A window of Pseudodesulfovibrio hydrargyri contains these coding sequences:
- a CDS encoding DUF3164 family protein, with amino-acid sequence MEGNITPNGFWKDAKGNLVAPGNVRESDKLADEVVRELYADARRINEELATFKRNALDDIRTHLALVAEKYGVKLRGRKGNRVLSTFDGTIKITINIQDRIKFGEELVAAEVLINECMAEWTHGANPNLRTIVEKAFQADAEGRISVYRILDLLRLEIDDDRWRRAMAAIKDSVRVIDSKEYVRIYERDESGEYKPLPLNIAAA; translated from the coding sequence ATGGAAGGCAACATCACCCCGAACGGCTTTTGGAAAGACGCCAAAGGCAACCTTGTCGCACCCGGGAACGTCCGGGAATCCGACAAGCTCGCGGACGAGGTCGTCCGGGAGCTTTACGCCGATGCCCGGCGCATCAACGAGGAACTGGCAACGTTCAAGCGAAACGCCCTGGACGACATCCGCACCCATCTGGCCCTCGTGGCCGAGAAGTACGGGGTCAAGCTGCGGGGCAGGAAGGGCAATCGCGTCCTCTCCACGTTCGACGGGACCATCAAGATCACGATCAACATCCAGGACCGGATCAAGTTCGGCGAGGAACTGGTCGCCGCCGAGGTGCTCATCAACGAGTGCATGGCGGAATGGACGCATGGCGCCAACCCCAACCTGCGCACCATCGTCGAAAAGGCCTTCCAGGCGGACGCCGAGGGCAGGATCAGCGTCTACCGCATCCTCGACCTGCTCCGCCTGGAAATCGACGACGACCGCTGGCGCAGGGCCATGGCGGCCATCAAGGACAGCGTCCGCGTCATCGACAGCAAGGAGTACGTCCGCATCTACGAACGGGACGAGAGCGGCGAATATAAACCCCTGCCCCTCAACATCGCCGCGGCCTGA
- a CDS encoding DUF5675 family protein: MHKKSVIVVRVDHGLDGTFGRMFLPGGADRVSVEPPWRDNRTAVSCIPPGKYECEINESPHFGLCPEVLGVPGRSHVRMHAGNWAGDVEAGRRSDSEACILPGLRFATLDGQPAVSGSRAALAELLNAVADGDPRPGTRFDLEIIDATGEAGREWDDGTR; encoded by the coding sequence ATGCACAAGAAAAGCGTCATCGTCGTCCGGGTCGATCACGGCCTCGACGGCACGTTCGGACGTATGTTCCTGCCCGGCGGCGCGGACCGCGTCAGCGTGGAGCCGCCGTGGAGGGACAACCGCACGGCCGTGTCCTGCATACCCCCCGGGAAATACGAATGCGAGATCAACGAGTCGCCGCACTTCGGGCTTTGCCCCGAGGTCCTGGGCGTGCCGGGCCGCTCGCACGTCCGCATGCACGCGGGCAACTGGGCCGGCGACGTGGAGGCGGGCCGCCGGTCCGACTCCGAGGCCTGCATCCTGCCCGGCCTGCGTTTCGCCACGCTCGACGGCCAACCCGCCGTATCCGGCTCCCGCGCCGCCCTGGCCGAACTCCTGAACGCCGTCGCCGACGGCGATCCGCGCCCCGGCACCCGCTTCGACCTCGAAATCATCGACGCCACCGGCGAGGCCGGGAGGGAGTGGGACGATGGGACTCGGTAG
- a CDS encoding helix-turn-helix domain-containing protein, whose translation MTTRHLKEFADLYGKGFRPYQGEILPGVYEELRCRDPKKAYWICKWPILYCFGCGERCTPKSSQGFQVMLPEPAGGKRRPAFALTPTEMLRAKSFLRADEAAYCLSVSPRKVYAMAAEGKLVAHVDKPFRVTVESVREEMNRIDI comes from the coding sequence ATGACCACACGGCATTTGAAGGAATTCGCGGACCTGTACGGCAAGGGGTTCCGTCCGTACCAGGGTGAAATTCTGCCCGGTGTATATGAGGAACTGCGGTGCAGAGACCCGAAAAAGGCGTACTGGATCTGCAAATGGCCGATCTTGTACTGCTTCGGTTGCGGCGAACGGTGCACCCCGAAGTCCTCGCAGGGCTTCCAGGTTATGCTGCCCGAACCGGCGGGGGGAAAACGCCGCCCAGCCTTTGCCCTGACCCCAACGGAAATGTTGCGGGCGAAGTCCTTTCTGCGGGCGGACGAGGCAGCCTATTGCCTCAGTGTCAGCCCTCGCAAGGTCTACGCCATGGCCGCCGAGGGGAAACTGGTCGCCCACGTGGACAAACCCTTTCGCGTCACCGTGGAAAGCGTGAGGGAAGAGATGAACCGCATCGATATATAG
- a CDS encoding DNA-binding protein, producing MTVSRRSRRESWQSKARRGRGGGREWIVTGLPEDVRAAITLHEASSGTPALPAQDVVIPDWAHQVGMARFRLVSEWRQFVGKSKSPKGRATEAFLLGINAGQMLVKEHELLGDVSDKTLYRWDKRLRDNAEDYRILCDRRGRWSKGGRKGLGQLGPEAEKVFLGCWLTPNRPSIALAYETMKGIFAKHEIKVPSYRSVVRFARRFDEDHHDLVVLKQEGEKALKDKVGPYIARNDKLLSVGDVLFCDGKVLNFQCIHPTTGKPFRPTLICWYDWRSRMPVGWEIMPSENTVAISSALHMAIGTLARYPRCVYIDNGKAFRAKYFSGVDADFEELNGLYARLGIAVQYSRPYEARTKIVERFFRTFDSQCERLLPSYVGNCIDNKPAWMKRNEQYHEAAHNEWVPTLREASEIFRLYVGWYGRQAHGELGGQRPLDVLHAGLGDGVDLTELDRHFLFRQKIHPKRCGFTIGNVRFESDALYGLNKPLMAMYRWSDMAEVYLHTLDGERIGTARPVEALHPLARMFGDELDLLKVREANKRQRQLKSATMKIVKAFDAEIGENGLQSLPWMKQERAPLKAVPKSKKAQADPALDDAERERLEALRAKVRRLPSSALEIPDFFASELEKYEWCFEQAVRNGHELPSEYQSFMTAYEASREYETATGARFDQLRQFYRQQNIAR from the coding sequence ATGACGGTCTCCCGCCGCTCCAGGCGCGAATCCTGGCAATCCAAGGCCCGCCGGGGCCGCGGCGGCGGCAGGGAGTGGATCGTCACCGGCCTCCCGGAAGACGTGCGGGCCGCGATAACCCTGCATGAGGCGAGCTCCGGCACTCCGGCACTGCCCGCCCAGGATGTGGTCATACCCGACTGGGCGCACCAGGTGGGCATGGCCCGTTTCCGGCTGGTCAGCGAATGGCGGCAGTTCGTCGGGAAGAGCAAGTCCCCCAAGGGACGGGCGACCGAGGCCTTTCTCCTTGGGATCAACGCCGGGCAGATGCTCGTCAAGGAGCATGAACTCCTCGGCGACGTGTCGGACAAGACGCTCTACCGCTGGGACAAGAGGCTGCGCGACAACGCCGAGGATTACCGCATCCTGTGCGACCGGCGCGGCAGGTGGTCGAAAGGCGGCAGGAAGGGGCTGGGGCAACTCGGGCCGGAAGCCGAAAAGGTGTTCCTCGGTTGCTGGCTGACGCCCAACAGGCCGAGCATCGCCCTGGCCTATGAGACCATGAAAGGCATTTTCGCCAAGCACGAAATCAAGGTGCCGAGCTACCGCTCCGTCGTCCGCTTCGCCCGGCGTTTCGACGAGGATCACCACGACCTGGTCGTCCTCAAGCAGGAAGGCGAGAAGGCGCTCAAGGACAAGGTTGGGCCGTACATCGCCCGCAATGACAAGCTGCTGTCTGTCGGGGACGTCCTCTTTTGTGACGGCAAGGTCCTCAACTTCCAGTGCATCCACCCGACAACGGGCAAGCCGTTTCGTCCGACGCTCATCTGCTGGTACGACTGGCGGTCCCGCATGCCGGTGGGCTGGGAGATCATGCCCTCGGAAAATACCGTGGCCATCAGCTCCGCGCTGCACATGGCCATCGGGACCCTCGCCCGGTATCCGCGTTGCGTCTACATCGACAACGGCAAGGCCTTCCGCGCCAAGTATTTCAGCGGCGTGGACGCCGATTTCGAGGAACTCAACGGCCTGTATGCCCGGCTTGGCATCGCGGTGCAGTACAGCCGCCCCTACGAGGCCCGGACCAAAATCGTCGAGCGCTTTTTCCGCACCTTCGATTCGCAGTGCGAACGGCTTCTGCCGAGCTATGTGGGCAACTGTATAGACAACAAGCCCGCCTGGATGAAGCGGAACGAGCAATATCACGAGGCGGCGCACAATGAATGGGTGCCCACCCTGCGCGAGGCCTCCGAAATCTTTAGGCTGTATGTCGGGTGGTACGGCCGACAGGCCCATGGCGAACTCGGCGGACAGCGTCCCCTGGATGTCCTGCACGCCGGTTTGGGTGACGGCGTGGACCTCACTGAATTGGACCGCCACTTCCTCTTCCGGCAGAAAATCCACCCCAAGCGGTGCGGATTCACCATCGGCAATGTCCGGTTTGAGTCCGACGCGCTGTACGGCCTGAATAAGCCGCTCATGGCCATGTACCGCTGGTCCGACATGGCCGAGGTGTACCTGCACACCCTCGACGGCGAACGCATCGGCACGGCCCGGCCCGTGGAGGCCCTCCATCCGCTCGCCCGCATGTTCGGCGACGAGCTTGATCTCCTCAAGGTGCGGGAAGCCAACAAGCGCCAGCGCCAGCTCAAGTCCGCCACCATGAAGATCGTGAAGGCGTTCGACGCGGAGATCGGCGAAAACGGCCTCCAATCCCTGCCGTGGATGAAGCAGGAGCGTGCCCCGCTCAAGGCCGTGCCCAAGTCCAAGAAGGCCCAGGCCGACCCCGCCCTGGACGACGCCGAAAGAGAGCGTCTGGAAGCCCTCCGGGCCAAGGTCAGGCGCCTTCCCTCGTCCGCCCTGGAAATCCCGGACTTCTTCGCCTCCGAGTTGGAGAAGTACGAGTGGTGCTTCGAACAAGCCGTCAGGAACGGCCACGAACTCCCGAGCGAATACCAATCTTTCATGACCGCCTACGAGGCCTCCAGGGAGTACGAGACCGCCACGGGCGCACGTTTTGATCAACTGAGGCAATTCTACCGGCAACAGAACATAGCGAGGTAA
- a CDS encoding AAA family ATPase produces MRQDIFIETGNVAKLRKSLSALSDTERGRPGIGVVQGEAGRGKTMAAREWHAVNGGIFLRVLEGWSQFGFLQALTFELTGERPNNTGRCRSRIMEALAETPQPIIVDEADRLLMLRIEDLRDIHDMTGCPVILIGEEGFHPKLHARKRVHSRVVDVVNFEPVKADDVMLFAMRAAALEISPEASHKLALLAKGSFRVVYGYILRLEDYARAQNTKAIDARAVEALRIGRT; encoded by the coding sequence ATGCGGCAAGACATTTTCATAGAAACCGGCAACGTGGCGAAGCTGCGCAAATCCTTGAGCGCCCTGAGCGATACTGAGCGGGGCCGCCCCGGCATCGGCGTTGTCCAGGGCGAGGCCGGGCGCGGCAAGACCATGGCGGCCAGGGAATGGCACGCCGTGAACGGCGGCATCTTCCTGCGCGTGCTCGAAGGCTGGAGCCAGTTCGGTTTTTTGCAGGCGCTGACCTTTGAACTCACCGGCGAACGGCCCAACAACACCGGCCGGTGCCGGAGCCGCATCATGGAGGCCCTGGCCGAAACGCCGCAACCGATCATCGTCGACGAGGCCGACCGCCTCCTCATGCTCCGGATCGAGGATCTGCGGGACATTCACGACATGACGGGCTGCCCCGTGATCCTGATCGGCGAGGAAGGATTCCACCCGAAGCTCCATGCCCGCAAGCGCGTGCACTCCCGGGTGGTGGACGTGGTGAACTTCGAGCCCGTCAAGGCCGACGACGTGATGCTTTTCGCCATGCGGGCCGCCGCCCTGGAAATCTCGCCGGAGGCCAGCCACAAGCTGGCCCTGTTGGCCAAGGGCAGCTTCCGCGTGGTCTACGGCTACATCCTGCGCCTCGAGGACTACGCCAGGGCGCAAAACACCAAGGCCATCGACGCCAGGGCCGTTGAGGCCCTGCGCATCGGGAGGACCTAA
- a CDS encoding DUF2730 family protein, translating to MELHHIDLALRIVQVVVLPIVGMLLKLLLDQRRQLAELDRRITTAEACLKNVPSEEALHDLALTIRGFGGDLRVAVEKIEGMGRIVGRLEKVVTRHEDYMLNGGK from the coding sequence GTGGAGCTGCATCACATAGACCTCGCCCTGCGCATCGTCCAAGTCGTGGTCCTGCCCATCGTCGGCATGCTGCTCAAGCTGCTGCTGGACCAGCGCAGGCAGCTCGCCGAACTCGACAGGCGGATAACCACCGCCGAGGCCTGCCTGAAGAACGTCCCCAGCGAAGAGGCCCTCCACGATCTGGCCCTGACCATCCGCGGCTTTGGCGGAGACCTGCGCGTCGCCGTCGAAAAGATCGAAGGCATGGGCCGCATCGTGGGCCGCCTGGAAAAGGTCGTCACCCGTCACGAAGACTACATGCTCAACGGGGGGAAATAG